In Hypomesus transpacificus isolate Combined female chromosome 4, fHypTra1, whole genome shotgun sequence, the following are encoded in one genomic region:
- the rftn1a gene encoding raftlin, whose protein sequence is MGCRLPKLRRAEERSPGKIYSTLRRPQVETKVGVAYTYHFLDFLLGKEEVPVSSVLCLSSVRELPVQVRELYAQGFILVALHPFVHPCGPRHSRIQRQLHRAVLIRETHSLSPSQERSQLTWSERRLETEVCVAGLQDPDPEVIQNYVKKVQDVSEQGVLFVGFLQQPGGGPCFQGHWDSGELSSLHSSPSPIHRHPTSTGTSPTEHKQPQQNLSEPRSLDHNHVEQKSPDHDTLDSNPGSFAWVPLEHNPEELTGRESKHGSVKALKNLSNYCLKELDESTDISQEHSHAELEPQVQNHRPAHSTDNSKTREPSENLQGDHTTEIPYLEKTNYDRKTECMAGTGPDYHPVVAESTDRLVGPDQDPDMQSQGSDSQSPRPDLQNRKAGRTSQGLKEDDRAGSPEPDQDQKTEPRSETPPHQEGSEGSTRHGDGDCNAGLILVASHLEELQRSSRVMTRNNNHIRVRSSEREKKTSPPAQTRMQLFALYNHVGELCSSLRFYSLRVPLRVQREAGLVTAVDAHWLDHMTQHFISGARLIDGFFNLGDGNENGVSSVDSVFIFQTSSEETSPISYDAIVVEQWTIVDGVVVRTDYIPLLQSLAPFGWRLMCVLPTPIIRTNSDGSLSTKQILFLQRPTLQRKRKDFKKLNLRGRNKAKKSRARETHEKKEERENASPEMERGIDRVGENRKEEEEEWKTQKNRKNRKEEKGECPQRDGDGKEKEVYSKKDMSLKIESGVTDTYKEEKIEVVRIPLAKQKSVRWTDGHKREAFGDKEGMRAEVTMSQQLSERALFSGVC, encoded by the exons ATGGGCTGCAGACTGCCTAAGCTGcggagggcggaggagaggagtcCTGGCAAGATATACTCCACTCTCCGACGGCCCCAGGTGGAGACCAAAGTGGGCGTGGCCTACACCTATCACTTCCTAGACTTCCTGTTGGGGAAAGAAG agGTGCCTGTGTCCTCGGTCCTGTGTCTGTCGTCTGTTCGAGAGCTACCGGTGCAGGTTCGTGAGCTGTACGCTCAGGGCTTTATCCTGGTGGCACTCCACCCCTTTGTCCACCCCTGTGGCCCGCGCCACTCTCGAATCCAACGACAGCTCCACAGAGCTGTGCTCatcagggagacacacag tctCTCACCCAGCCAGGAGAGGAGTCAGCTGACCTGGTCCGAGCGTCGCTTGGAaacggaggtgtgtgtggcgggTCTCCAAGACCCCGACCCGGAAGTGATCCAGAACTACGTGAAGAAG GTCCAGGATGTGTCGGAGCAGGGTGTGCtgtttgtggggttcctccagCAGCCTGGAGGAGGGCCGTGTTTCCAGGGGCACTGGGACTCTGGGGAGCTGTCTTCCCTCcactccagcccctcccccatccacaGACACCCCACCAGTACAGGCACCAGCCCCACAGAAcacaaacaaccacaacagAACCTCTCAGAGCCCCGCTCTCTGGACCACAACCACGTTGAACAGAAATCCCCCGACCACGACACCTTAGACTCCAACCCCGGTTCCTTTGCTTGGGTTCCATTAGAACACAACCCAGAAGAACTGACGGGCAGAGAATCGAAGCACGGTTCCGTCAAGGCATTAAAGAACCTTTCAAACTATTGCCTAAAGGAATTAGATgaatcaacagacatttctcAAGAACACAGTCACGCAGAGCTGGAACCACAGGTCCAGAATCACAGACCAGCCCATAGTACAGACAACTCCAAGACAAGAGAACCCTCTGAAAATCTACAGGGCGACCATACAACAGAAATCCCATACCTGGAAAAAACAAACTACGACAGGAAAACAGAATGTATGGCTGGGACAGGACCAGACTACCACCCAGTAGTGGCAGAGTCGACAGACAGGCTTGTGGGACCAGATCAGGACCCAGACATGCAGAGCCAGGGCTCAGATAGCCAGAGTCCAAGGCCAGACTTGCAGAACAGAAAAGCAGGGAGAACGTCTCAAGGCCTCAAGGAAGATGACAGGGCCGGGTCCCCAgaaccagaccaggaccagaaaACAGAACCTCGGTCTGAAACACCACCCCATCAGGAAGGCTCTGAGGGAAGCACTCGCCACGGAGATGGAG ACTGTAATGCAGGACTCATCCTGGTCGCCAGCCACCTGGAGGAACTGCAGAGGAGCAGCAGGGTGATGACCCGCAACAACAACCACATCCGGGTCAGGAGttcggagagagagaagaagacgtCACCGCCTGCACAGACGA GAATGCAGCTGTTTGCTCTTTACAACCATGTGGGCGAGCTGTGCAGTTCACTGAGGTTCTACTCGCTTCGAGTTCCCCTGCGAGTCcagagagaggcggggctagTGACGGCAGTCGACGCCCACTGGCTGGATCACATGACTCAGCATTTCATCAGCGGAGCTCGCCTTATCGATGGCTTTTTTAACCTCGGAGACGGCAATG aaAATGGGGTCTCATCCGTGGACAGTGTGTTCATCTTCCAGACCTCCTCAGAAGAGACCTCCCCCATCTCCTATGACGCCATCGTGGTCGAGCAGTGGACTATCGTTGAC GGCGTGGTAGTTAGGACAGACTACATCCCCTTGCTCCAGTCCCTGGCTCCCTTTGGGTGGAGGCTGATGTGTGTCCTGCCCACTCCCATCATCAGGACTAACAG TGACGGGAGTTTGTCCACCAAACAAATCCTATTTCTACAGAGACCCACTCTGCAACGCAAAAGAAAAGACTTCAAG AAACTGAACCTCAGGGGTCGGAACAAGGCGAAGAAAAGTAGAGCCAGAGAAACGcatgagaagaaagaggagagggagaatgcTTCCccggagatggagagaggaatcGATAGAGTAGGGGAGaacaggaaagaggaggaggaagaatggAAGACACAGAAGAACCGCAAAaacagaaaggaagagaaaggagagtgcCCTCAGAGAGATGGCGATGGTAAGGAGAAAGAGGTCTACTCTAAGAAGGACATGTCACTCAAAATTGAGAGCGGGGTGACTGACACATACAAGGAAGAGAAGATAGAGGTTGTCAGAATCCCATTGGCCAAGCAGAAGTCGGTGAGATGGACAGATGGACATAAAAGAGAAGCATTTGGAGATAAAGAGGGCATGAGAGCAGAGGTGACAATGAGCCAGCAGCTAAGTGAGAGAGCGCTGTTCTCTGGAGTGTGTTGA
- the dazl gene encoding deleted in azoospermia-like isoform X2: MTPNTLFVGGIDMKVDETEIRDFFARFGAVKEVKIITYRGGICKGYGFVYFNEDVDIQTIVDQQVSFKGRKLKLGPAIMKERSPRSIPPHLIGPAPWMNPSQYIYCTCCPPMGGGMAPLSPVLNSNSPYIQGYSYPNLPGFVIPQIPMNYSQAAYATAYACQYAAPHWAGEQRTPLVNQPAHYVI; this comes from the exons ATGACACCAAACACGCTTTTTGTGGGAGGAATTGACATGAAG GTGGATGAGACAGAAATCCGTGATTTTTTTGCCAGATTTGGTGCCGTCAAGGAAGTGAAAATCATCACTTACCGTGGCGGCATTTGCAAGGG GTATGGATTTGTTTACTTCAATGAAGATGTGGACATCCAGACCATTGTCGAT CAACAAGTCAGCTTTAAAGGGAGGAAACTGAAGCTGGGCCCAGCCATAATGAAGGAGCGGAGCCCTC GTTCCATACCTCCTCACCTGATTGGCCCCGCTCCCTGGATGAACCCTTCCCAGTACATCTACTGCACCTGCTGCCCTCCAATGGGAGGGGGTATGGCTCCACTCTCACCTGTTCTTAACAGCAACAGTCCATACATACAG ggTTACTCGTATCCCAACCTTCCAGGATTCGTCATCCCACAGATCCCCATGAACTACTCACAGGCTGCCTATGCAACAGCCTATGCatgccag TACGCTGCACCTCATTGGGCTGGAGAGCAGAGGACACCACTTGTCAACCAG CCGGCTCATTATGTGATATGA
- the dazl gene encoding deleted in azoospermia-like isoform X1: protein MEVQKQRNGCPTSPSLKLSNGYILPEGKMTPNTLFVGGIDMKVDETEIRDFFARFGAVKEVKIITYRGGICKGYGFVYFNEDVDIQTIVDQQVSFKGRKLKLGPAIMKERSPRSIPPHLIGPAPWMNPSQYIYCTCCPPMGGGMAPLSPVLNSNSPYIQGYSYPNLPGFVIPQIPMNYSQAAYATAYACQYAAPHWAGEQRTPLVNQPAHYVI, encoded by the exons ATG GAGGTCCAGAAACAACGTAACGGATGTCCGACATCCCCATCCTTGAAGCTGTCAAATGGTTACATTTTACCTGAGGGTAAAATGACACCAAACACGCTTTTTGTGGGAGGAATTGACATGAAG GTGGATGAGACAGAAATCCGTGATTTTTTTGCCAGATTTGGTGCCGTCAAGGAAGTGAAAATCATCACTTACCGTGGCGGCATTTGCAAGGG GTATGGATTTGTTTACTTCAATGAAGATGTGGACATCCAGACCATTGTCGAT CAACAAGTCAGCTTTAAAGGGAGGAAACTGAAGCTGGGCCCAGCCATAATGAAGGAGCGGAGCCCTC GTTCCATACCTCCTCACCTGATTGGCCCCGCTCCCTGGATGAACCCTTCCCAGTACATCTACTGCACCTGCTGCCCTCCAATGGGAGGGGGTATGGCTCCACTCTCACCTGTTCTTAACAGCAACAGTCCATACATACAG ggTTACTCGTATCCCAACCTTCCAGGATTCGTCATCCCACAGATCCCCATGAACTACTCACAGGCTGCCTATGCAACAGCCTATGCatgccag TACGCTGCACCTCATTGGGCTGGAGAGCAGAGGACACCACTTGTCAACCAG CCGGCTCATTATGTGATATGA
- the LOC124467584 gene encoding inactive phospholipase C-like protein 2: MAQFGDENGTVNPPVAEKKPTPGNGAVNLETHLEESVSNGNCMMTDSVKRGHNDIGHGPPVSDNMGVGEADTKPIPRRSSIIKDGSRSGKERKKTVSFSHSLSEKKISSAADCISTMVEGSELRKVRSNSRVYQRYFLLEAGLQALRWEPSKKESDKACIPVPSIRELRTGRNTETFRTSGVYDQISEDCAFSIIYGEGYESLDLVANSAEVANVWVTGLRYMIQYGKHALDMIASSQDSLRLTWLGQMFMSAMVVEGRTEEDEGISVRSAVGLIRRGNPGVRSSKVEHRFRELQRVRAGRDGAGEEGSDGREVKDCRRGGGKEQRVTKQEFIEVFHDLCTRPEIYFLLVQFSSNKEYLDTKDLMTFLEAEQGVAQVSEDASLELIQSHEQSEEGRQQGCLSLDGFTSYLTSPECHLFDWEHRGVCQDMSQPLSHYYVNSSHNTYLIEDQFRGPADVTGYIRALKMGCRSVEVDVWDGPEDEPVVYTGHTQTSPVAFRCVVDVIGRFAFVASEYPLIVCVENHCSLAQQRVMFQHLDKALGEMLYTDPPTEGYLPSPDALKGRILLKGQKLEGAEPEEGEVSDEDEGAEMCLKVKGANSSWGGGEGRPKGGSVSSSGSGGVSPTPPPAPPPPPKKFQLMRELSDLVALCRSVRFQDFQSSFQRQKPWEICSLNENLALRLASERPGDFVNYNKRFLSRVYPSPMRIDSSNLNPQDLWKCGCQIVGVNYQTPGLMMDLNTGWFHQNGNCGYVLRPAIMRQEVSYFSGDTRDTVPGVAPQLLHVKVISGQNLPRPRGSGVKGDVVDPYVYVEIHGIPADCAERRTRTVTQNGDNPIFDESFEFQINLPELTMVRFVVLDDDFIGDEFIGQYTIPLECIQPGYRHVPLQSLTGEDLPHARLFVHVALTNRRGGGKPHKRGMSVRKTRRARDYTALRDLGLRQVDDVFKMATAPLREATDLKENMQNSVAVFRELCGVSAVANLMQCVLALGPRMKGTDGAPVLLFNLREQYPSMEPQGPLPEVLRRVVSTFDTMIQASRAVIELSDKVHHRILQIQTTAMEFHEKLQSIAGKEGMKGRKLSQAVESFSWNITILKGQADLLKHAKTEVQENLKQMHYAALSSSLAQGGASLAERPSSRRSLEETRATQGP, encoded by the exons ATGGCTCAATTCGGAGATGAGAACGGCACGGTGAATCCACCGGTTGCTGAAAAGAAACCCACGCCAGGCAATGGTGCCGTGAATCTCGAGACGCACCTAGAAGAATCAGTCTCCAACGGAAACTGCATGATGACAGACAGCGTGAAGAGGGGCCATAACGACATAGGGCACGGGCCACCTGTGTCTGACAACATGGGTGTAGGGGAAGCAGATACCAAACCTATCCCTCGACGGAGCAGTATTATAAAG GATGGCTCTCGCTCTggcaaagagaggaagaagaccGTATCCTTCAGCCATAGCCTATCAGAGAAGAAGATTAGCAGTGCTGCCGACTGCATCAGCACCATG GTGGAAGGCAGTGAGCTGCGGAAGGTGCGCTCCAACTCCAGGGTTTACCAGCGCTACTTCCTGCTGGAGGCGGGGCTGCAGGCGCTCCGGTGGGAACCGTCCAAGAAGGAGTCGGACAAGGCCTGCATCCCTGTCCCGTCCATCCGTGAG TTGCGTACGGGTCGGAACACGGAGACCTTTCGCACCAGCGGTGTGTACGACCAGATCTCTGAGGACTGTGCCTTTTCAATCATCTACGGCGAGGGCTACGAGTCACTGGACCTGGTGGCCAACTCTGCTGAAGTGGCCAATGTCTGGGTCACCGGTCTCAG GTATATGATCCAGTACGGGAAGCACGCCCTGGACATGATCGCCAGCAGCCAGGACAGCCTTCGGCTCACCTGGCTAGGACAGATGTTCATGTCTGCcatggtggtggaggggcggaccgaggaggacgaggggatTAGCGTTCGTTCAGCGGTGGGGCTCATCCGGAGGGGTAACCCAGGTGTGAGGAGCAGTAAGGTGGAACACCGCTTCAGAGAGCTCCAGAGAGTCAGGGCCGGCAGGGACGgcgctggagaggaggggtctGACGGGAGAGAGGTGAAAGACTGCAGAAGAGGCGGGGGGAAGGAGCAGAGGGTGACCAAGCAGGAGTTCATCGAGGTCTTTCATGACTTGTGCACCCGGCCGGAGATCTACTTTTTGTTGGTGCAGTTCTCGAGCAACAAGGAGTACCTGGATACCAAAGACCTGATGACGTTCCTGGAGGCCGAGCAAGGGGTGGCTCAA GTTAGTGAGGATGCCAGTTTGGAGCTCATTCAATCCCATGAGCAGTCGGAAGAGGGCCGCCAGCAGGGCTGCCTCTCATTGGACGGCTTCACCAGCTACCTTACGTCCCCGGAGTGCCACCTGTTTGACTGGGAGCACAGGGGGGTGTGTCAGGACATGagccagcccctctctcactaCTACGTCAACTCCTCCCACAACACCTACCTCATCGAGGACCAGTTCCGTGGCCCTGCCGACGTGACGGGCTACATCCGCGCCCTGAAGATGGGCTGCCGCTCTGTGGAAGTGGACGTGTGGGACGGTCCCGAGGACGAGCCCGTCGTCTACACCGGCCACACCCAGACCTCGCCCGTGGCCTTCCGCTGTGTCGTGGATGTGATCGGCCGCTTTGCGTTTGTGGCTTCGGAGTACCCGTTGATAGTGTGCGTGGAGAACCACTGCTCCTTGGCCCAGCAGAGGGTGATGTTCCAGCATCTGGATAAGGCCCTGGGAGAGATGCTGTACACCGACCCCCCCACAGAGGGCTACCTGCCCTCTCCCGACGCTCTGAAGGGGAGGATCCTGCTCAAAGGCCAGAAGCtggagggggcggagccagaggagggggaggtgagcgACGAGGACGAAGGGGCGGAGATGTGCCTGAAAGTGAAGGGGGCCAACAGCAGttggggaggaggtgaggggcggCCGAAGGGCGGTAGCGTGAGTAGCAGTGGCAGTGGCGGGGTGTCTCCAacaccccctcctgctcctcctcctccacccaaaaAGTTCCAgctgatgagggagctgtcggACCTAGTCGCACTCTGCCGGTCTGTCCGCTTCCAGGACTTCCAGAGCTCCTTCCAGCGGCAGAAACCCTGGGAGATCTGCTCCCTGAACGAGAACCTCGCCCTCCGCCTGGCGTCCGAGCGCCCCGGAGACTTTGTCAACTACAACAAGCGCTTTCTTTCACGCGTGTACCCCAGCCCCATGCGCATCGACTCCAGCAACCTCAACCCCCAGGACCTGTGGAAGTGTGGCTGCCAGATCGTGGGGGTGAACTACCAGACTCCCGGCCTGATGATGGACCTGAACACGGGCTGGTTCCACCAGAACGGAAACTGCGGCTACGTGCTGCGGCCGGCCATCATGCGCCAGGAGGTGTCGTACTTCAGCGGCGACACCCGGGACACGGTACCGGGTGTCGCCCCTCAGCTGCTTCATGTGAAG GTAATTAGCGGTCAGAATTTGCCCCGGCCGCGGGGGTCCGGGGTCAAAGGTGACGTCGTTGACCCCTACGTCTATGTGGAGATCCACGGTATCCCAGCAGACTGCGCCGAGCGTCGCACCAGGACCGTCACTCAGAACGGAGACAACCCCATCTTCGACGAGAGCTTTGAGTTTCAGATCAACCTGCCCGAGCTCACCATGGTCCGCTTCGTGGTTCTGGATGACGATTTCATCGGAGACGAGTTCATAG GTCAGTACACCATTCCTCTAGAGTGTATACAGCCGGGATACCGGCATGTTCCGCTGCAGTCTCTCACGGGGGAGGACCTCCCGCACGCACGACTCTTCGTCCACGTGGCCCTCACCaaccggaggggggggggaaagcccCACAAGCGTGGCATGTCGGTGCGGAAGACCCGGCGGGCGAGGGACTACACGGCGCTCAGGGACCTGGGGCTACGGCAGGTTGACGAtgttttcaagatggccactgCTCCACTGAGGGAGGCTACAGACTTGAAGGAGAACATGCAG AACTCGGTGGCTGTGTTCAGGGAGCTGTGTGGCGTGTCTGCGGTGGCTAACCTCATGCAGTGCGTCTTGGCCCTGGGCCCTCGAATGAAGGGGACAGACGGGGCCCCCGTGCTCCTGTTTAACCTGAGGGAGCAGTACCCCTCCATGGAGCCCCAGGGCCCCCTGCCGGAGGTCCTCCGCAGGGTGGTCTCCACCTTCGATACG ATGATTCAGGCGAGCAGAGCCGTCATCGAGCTTTCAGATAAAGTCCACCACAGGATCCTGCAGATCCAGAcgacag CCATGGAGTTCCATGAAAAACTGCAGTCTATAGCGGGGAAGGAGGGGATGAAAGGTCGCAAGCTTAGCCAGGCCGTGGAAAGTTTCAGCTGGAACATCACCATCCTAAAg GGCCAGGCAGACCTGTTGAAGCACGCCAAGACGGAGGTGCAGGAGaacctgaagcagatgcactACGCTGCCCTGtccagcagcctggcccagggaGGGGCTTCCCTAGCTGAGAGGCCCAGCTCCAGACGCAGCCTGGAGGAGACCAGGGCCACGCAAGGGCCTTAG